A portion of the Eubacterium maltosivorans genome contains these proteins:
- a CDS encoding phage holin family protein yields MENMIAKGPVIMGITGTILSTVATYFGGWDTALQTLVILMLIDYVTGLIVAGVFKNSTKTETGALESKAGFKGLLRKGVALMVVLIACRLDMLIGTNFVRDAAVIAYCINEILSIVENAGLMGVPIPEPITKAIEILKNKNEEKESGGTK; encoded by the coding sequence ATGGAAAATATGATTGCTAAAGGCCCTGTGATTATGGGAATAACCGGGACTATTTTAAGTACAGTTGCAACTTACTTCGGAGGATGGGACACCGCTTTGCAGACACTTGTAATACTGATGCTGATTGACTACGTAACCGGGCTGATCGTGGCCGGGGTGTTCAAAAACAGCACCAAAACGGAGACAGGGGCGCTGGAATCAAAAGCTGGATTTAAAGGGCTTTTGAGAAAAGGCGTGGCGCTTATGGTGGTTTTAATTGCCTGTCGATTGGATATGCTTATCGGCACGAACTTCGTCCGGGATGCTGCGGTCATCGCTTACTGTATTAATGAAATTCTAAGTATTGTGGAAAACGCTGGGTTGATGGGGGTTCCGATTCCGGAGCCGATCACGAAGGCCATTGAGATTTTGAAAAATAAAAATGAAGAAAAAGAAAGCGGGGGTACAAAGTAA
- a CDS encoding leucine-rich repeat protein, whose translation MGTVNDKLNYLLDTKLCLRRAIEEHGVAIPTETTFRQYADKIAAIPTEDTVSEKLRTIINDPEVTGTAVELAENIEISKGSIKQAIEAKGVSVDTGISFAQYAGKIADIAGKAEAEPEGKGFFHEDVVYCREKANDLVGALGVTGSYALIMTYSSVAVTLKKGGTNQYSIETSDGKTYASSTAETAVTHTWDETKCPDSLVDSTKKIHWFIVKTSGKVIDWALPAFDVLVLVNCKVCFRYLENASLNSFVTALSGDSAVVVEYSGAAKEDYEYMSTTKLIYLDCLFINPDDSGMVGASGALQYVRFSGGFYASTGSVFTMSSNIKRIDFSSNTLLSGEFLYEAFKDCTNLEVINFEAPLFNTYLYGTFSGCSKLKAVNLPPYIIQASDASACFQNCAALACIPAIDMDQAPYSESILEGCTSMREVHLKNIQYDLDISASTQFTTEALVEVLNNLKVASGQTLTMGVDNLAKLTTEQKAIATNKGWTLA comes from the coding sequence ATGGGAACTGTCAACGATAAACTGAATTACTTGCTTGACACAAAATTGTGCCTGAGGCGGGCAATTGAAGAACACGGAGTGGCCATACCGACAGAAACCACCTTCCGGCAATACGCGGACAAAATCGCCGCGATTCCAACAGAGGATACCGTCTCCGAAAAACTCCGGACCATCATTAACGATCCAGAAGTGACTGGTACCGCCGTTGAACTGGCTGAAAACATCGAGATAAGCAAAGGCTCCATCAAGCAGGCCATTGAGGCAAAAGGGGTTTCGGTGGACACTGGCATTTCCTTTGCTCAGTATGCTGGAAAAATCGCTGATATTGCAGGAAAGGCAGAAGCTGAGCCCGAAGGCAAAGGTTTTTTTCATGAGGACGTTGTCTATTGCCGGGAAAAGGCAAATGATCTGGTTGGTGCCCTTGGGGTGACCGGATCCTACGCACTGATAATGACCTACAGCAGTGTGGCCGTTACATTAAAAAAAGGTGGAACGAACCAGTATTCCATTGAAACCAGCGATGGAAAAACTTACGCGAGCAGTACGGCAGAGACCGCCGTCACCCACACCTGGGATGAAACAAAATGTCCGGACAGCCTGGTGGACAGTACGAAGAAAATACACTGGTTTATTGTGAAAACATCCGGAAAGGTCATTGACTGGGCACTTCCGGCTTTTGATGTTTTAGTTCTGGTGAACTGTAAAGTTTGTTTCCGATATCTGGAGAACGCGAGCCTGAACAGCTTTGTGACCGCTCTTTCCGGGGATTCCGCCGTGGTGGTTGAATACAGCGGTGCGGCAAAAGAAGATTACGAATACATGAGCACAACCAAGCTGATCTATCTGGATTGTCTTTTTATCAATCCCGATGATTCAGGGATGGTGGGCGCATCCGGCGCACTGCAGTATGTCCGGTTCAGCGGCGGGTTCTATGCCAGCACAGGCTCCGTGTTTACCATGTCTTCCAACATTAAAAGGATTGATTTCAGCAGCAATACCCTCCTGAGTGGTGAATTTTTATATGAAGCTTTCAAAGACTGCACCAACCTGGAAGTCATCAACTTTGAAGCACCTCTGTTTAACACCTACCTGTATGGGACCTTTTCAGGATGCAGCAAGCTTAAGGCGGTTAACCTGCCGCCGTACATCATTCAAGCATCAGACGCCAGCGCCTGCTTCCAAAATTGTGCTGCCTTGGCGTGTATCCCGGCCATCGATATGGACCAGGCGCCTTACAGCGAGTCGATTTTGGAGGGATGCACCAGCATGAGAGAAGTCCATTTAAAGAATATTCAGTACGATCTGGATATCAGTGCATCCACCCAGTTTACCACAGAGGCCCTTGTGGAAGTCCTTAACAACCTTAAAGTGGCTTCAGGCCAAACATTGACCATGGGTGTCGATAACCTGGCCAAGCTGACCACTGAACAGAAAGCCATTGCCACAAACAAGGGATGGACTTTGGCATAA
- a CDS encoding phage tail spike protein, which yields MINVYNSRTELKAAAFTDNGDMVLQPSKCNFIMELNGQCEIEMEHPFDAEGRWRYLQNEAIIGCPTPYSKRQLFRIYDTQKKMDRMVIYARHIFFDLINTILLDVRPTQKNGQEALAIILDKTSFTGHSDITKVNTSYYIVKNVVEAICGEKSNTYISRWGGECLFDNFDVYVNTKIGEDNGVTIAFGKNLLEIEERQSMDTVITRIYPFGFDGITLDPAAAYVDSPKINDYALIYERKVTFEDVKVKKNAGDPDEEGFATLSEAQEELRSRCRALYTGGADRPSFNHKINMACLANTTEYKDFAVLETVNIGDTVHCYHKKIDIAFVSRCISVDWNALTGKYNKIEIGTPVYTFTDDEEETKSRLDELDEKVNGTYDPSAGGGTGGYTGGIVQQVSQYRWEVIDSYPPANEESGVLYLVCDVEA from the coding sequence ATGATTAACGTGTATAACAGCCGAACCGAACTGAAAGCTGCCGCTTTTACCGACAACGGCGATATGGTTCTTCAGCCCAGTAAATGCAATTTTATCATGGAACTGAACGGACAGTGTGAAATTGAGATGGAGCACCCCTTTGATGCAGAAGGGCGCTGGCGGTACCTACAGAATGAAGCCATCATCGGGTGCCCCACCCCCTACAGCAAGAGGCAGCTATTTCGAATCTATGACACACAGAAAAAGATGGATCGGATGGTCATCTACGCTCGGCATATTTTCTTTGACCTGATCAACACCATCCTTCTGGACGTCCGGCCAACCCAGAAAAACGGACAGGAAGCCCTTGCCATTATTTTGGATAAAACGTCCTTTACAGGACATTCCGACATCACAAAGGTAAACACATCCTATTACATTGTCAAGAACGTGGTAGAGGCCATCTGTGGGGAAAAAAGCAACACCTATATCTCCAGGTGGGGCGGCGAGTGCCTGTTTGATAACTTTGATGTTTATGTTAATACCAAGATCGGGGAGGACAATGGCGTTACCATCGCCTTTGGCAAAAATCTTCTGGAGATTGAAGAACGCCAGAGCATGGACACGGTTATCACAAGAATATACCCCTTTGGGTTTGACGGCATTACCCTGGATCCGGCGGCGGCCTATGTGGATAGCCCGAAGATAAACGATTATGCCTTGATCTATGAGCGGAAGGTGACCTTTGAAGATGTGAAGGTTAAGAAAAACGCCGGCGATCCTGATGAGGAAGGCTTTGCTACGCTGTCCGAAGCTCAGGAGGAGCTCCGCAGCCGATGCAGGGCGCTTTATACCGGTGGCGCAGATAGACCGTCCTTCAACCACAAAATCAATATGGCTTGTCTGGCCAACACCACCGAGTATAAAGACTTCGCAGTCCTTGAGACGGTGAACATCGGGGACACGGTTCATTGCTACCATAAAAAGATTGATATTGCCTTTGTATCCCGCTGCATCTCCGTAGACTGGAATGCCCTGACCGGCAAGTACAACAAAATCGAGATTGGCACCCCGGTCTATACCTTCACCGACGATGAGGAAGAAACCAAGAGCCGCCTGGATGAGCTGGACGAAAAGGTCAATGGCACCTATGACCCGTCCGCGGGCGGCGGGACCGGCGGTTATACGGGTGGGATTGTGCAGCAGGTGAGCCAGTACCGGTGGGAAGTCATTGATTCTTACCCGCCGGCAAACGAAGAAAGCGGGGTTTTGTACCTCGTGTGTGATGTGGAGGCATAA
- a CDS encoding phage tail domain-containing protein, with the protein MSKAYIQYNGYRSDAVGITGVVVKLLGTIQIPTPQKRYDTITIPGRDGLLYEEDAYDDIVIPLEMEIQDLEKNEDAIDIVKRWLKDTSDPRLFLSVDERSFYRVHQVEMSEIEIQYRRYGQFTAKFTCDPYRYQAASDVAVNLTDQLMNNAAVSRPIYIITGNGACTLTVNGNAIPLTIDGELTINTEKQLCYKSQGIFANKAMTGEFSDLFLLPGKNTLSLTDGFTGKIITNMRKI; encoded by the coding sequence ATGTCTAAAGCATACATCCAATATAACGGGTATCGGTCCGACGCGGTTGGAATTACAGGAGTCGTGGTAAAGCTGCTTGGGACCATTCAGATACCGACACCACAAAAACGCTACGATACCATTACCATCCCGGGGCGCGATGGCCTGCTGTACGAGGAGGACGCTTATGATGATATTGTTATCCCGTTGGAAATGGAGATCCAGGATCTTGAGAAAAACGAGGATGCCATTGACATTGTAAAGCGCTGGCTTAAGGATACAAGCGACCCGCGGCTTTTTCTGTCCGTAGATGAACGTTCATTCTATCGGGTGCATCAGGTTGAAATGTCAGAAATTGAAATCCAGTACCGGCGTTACGGGCAGTTCACAGCGAAATTCACCTGCGACCCTTACCGCTACCAGGCCGCCAGCGACGTGGCTGTTAATCTCACCGATCAGCTCATGAATAACGCTGCAGTCAGCCGCCCGATTTACATCATCACTGGAAACGGAGCCTGTACCCTGACTGTCAATGGTAACGCCATCCCTTTGACCATTGACGGGGAACTGACCATCAACACTGAAAAACAGCTCTGCTATAAAAGCCAGGGCATTTTTGCCAATAAGGCCATGACCGGGGAGTTTTCCGATCTGTTTCTTTTGCCAGGGAAGAATACCCTTAGTCTAACCGATGGCTTTACAGGCAAAATTATCACCAATATGAGGAAAATCTAA
- a CDS encoding bacteriophage Gp15 family protein, whose translation MIFTQRLPKTVEVDGHHYPIDPDYRVMAAFEVNMQEKRGDERAVIAATLLLFYPEGIPANIEMAAQKMLWFYQCGKEEKSREAESSRHPKQVYSFKADEGYIFSAFLDQYGINLLEVEFMHWWVFRRLFNGLKADNEIVKIMGYRSVKIDSKMPPEKRHLYRKLQKQYQLPDYRTEEQREKDMVTALSSFF comes from the coding sequence ATGATTTTTACACAGCGGTTACCAAAAACCGTGGAAGTCGACGGCCATCATTATCCCATTGATCCGGATTATCGCGTTATGGCCGCCTTTGAGGTGAATATGCAGGAGAAGCGGGGAGATGAAAGAGCGGTCATTGCTGCCACGCTCCTTCTTTTTTATCCGGAAGGTATCCCGGCAAACATCGAAATGGCAGCGCAGAAGATGCTCTGGTTTTATCAATGTGGAAAAGAAGAAAAGTCTCGGGAAGCTGAATCAAGCCGCCATCCAAAACAGGTTTATAGTTTTAAAGCCGATGAAGGGTATATTTTTTCAGCTTTTCTGGATCAGTATGGCATCAATCTGTTAGAAGTTGAGTTTATGCACTGGTGGGTTTTTCGACGGTTATTTAACGGTCTGAAAGCGGATAATGAGATTGTCAAAATAATGGGCTACCGCTCTGTAAAAATTGACAGTAAAATGCCACCTGAGAAACGCCATCTTTACCGCAAGCTGCAGAAACAGTATCAATTGCCGGATTATCGCACGGAAGAACAGCGTGAGAAGGATATGGTCACCGCGCTATCCTCGTTCTTTTAA
- a CDS encoding DUF6673 family protein → MLEINGVKLNFDLMDAEIADAAEKALADFSEKHKTIERGKSLSKAIQQECDLVYAFFDDVFGKGAAEEVFKGEKHYIKCCDAFKQVVDEIQHFNTMLAERNQEMERLTAGPAVVDGSNIKRFETK, encoded by the coding sequence ATGTTAGAAATTAATGGAGTAAAGCTTAACTTTGATTTGATGGATGCGGAGATTGCAGACGCGGCAGAAAAAGCACTGGCAGATTTTAGCGAAAAGCATAAAACCATTGAACGCGGTAAGTCTTTAAGCAAAGCCATTCAGCAGGAGTGTGATCTGGTTTATGCTTTTTTCGATGATGTGTTTGGAAAAGGGGCCGCCGAGGAAGTGTTTAAAGGTGAGAAGCATTATATCAAGTGTTGCGATGCCTTTAAACAGGTGGTGGACGAAATCCAGCATTTTAATACCATGCTTGCAGAGCGGAACCAGGAAATGGAGCGTTTGACTGCCGGCCCTGCAGTCGTTGATGGAAGCAATATCAAACGTTTTGAAACAAAATGA
- a CDS encoding chloramphenicol resistance protein, which yields MTILESVFDYIKDQCDLIKKNHRSVGFNFISDVVESCSIVEVPSDPWVKHYTDGGGMKQCVFHFCSREFYGIDSENNLENDRFYEDLEYWFKEQSEAGNLPKLDRGRQSQYIETLSNGYLLENEGDEAKYVIQCRLVYTE from the coding sequence ATGACAATTTTAGAAAGTGTTTTTGATTATATCAAGGATCAATGTGATCTGATCAAGAAAAACCATCGGTCCGTTGGATTTAATTTCATCTCAGATGTCGTGGAATCCTGCTCCATTGTGGAGGTACCATCAGACCCGTGGGTTAAGCATTATACGGACGGCGGCGGGATGAAGCAGTGCGTTTTCCATTTCTGCTCCCGTGAGTTTTATGGGATTGACAGTGAAAACAACCTGGAAAATGACCGCTTTTATGAAGATTTGGAATACTGGTTTAAAGAGCAGTCTGAGGCAGGGAATCTTCCGAAACTGGACCGGGGACGGCAAAGCCAGTATATTGAAACATTGAGCAATGGCTATCTATTAGAAAACGAAGGCGATGAGGCAAAATATGTCATACAGTGCCGCCTCGTCTATACCGAATAA
- a CDS encoding minor capsid protein: MSKSNVKIRLKMDREHKILARLKINPGGPAQKFLLNEARRRSDPYTPMDTGSLKNSSRILPARQSLLYPRVKARYLWYGKVMVGPPPKKVTKKNLKFAGAPMRGPFWVNRMWADNKDQILRSLARYTRFKKK, translated from the coding sequence ATGTCAAAGTCAAACGTTAAAATCCGTCTGAAAATGGATCGGGAGCACAAAATACTGGCAAGATTGAAAATTAATCCGGGTGGACCTGCTCAGAAATTTCTGCTAAATGAAGCCAGACGCAGAAGTGATCCCTACACACCAATGGACACAGGAAGTTTAAAAAACAGCAGCCGTATTTTACCGGCCAGGCAATCCCTTTTATATCCTAGGGTTAAAGCGCGCTATCTTTGGTATGGAAAAGTCATGGTCGGTCCTCCGCCGAAGAAAGTGACGAAGAAAAACTTAAAATTCGCTGGCGCACCCATGCGTGGCCCCTTCTGGGTCAATCGGATGTGGGCAGACAATAAGGATCAAATACTGCGATCATTGGCGCGTTATACGAGGTTTAAAAAGAAATGA
- a CDS encoding DUF6751 family protein, with amino-acid sequence MQTNTDITIVRITEDGTVSNQIIRGVNWQGERKTSVTDKGLQSADMITVFIPCSSVLPDVDIRKADFVVDGIKDYGEASGKELRRLVESDSGVSVISIQDNRKLGKNLGHIELGCA; translated from the coding sequence ATGCAAACCAACACAGATATTACCATCGTCCGAATCACCGAAGATGGAACCGTCAGCAATCAGATTATTCGAGGTGTTAACTGGCAGGGAGAACGAAAAACTTCTGTCACCGACAAAGGACTTCAGTCTGCCGATATGATCACGGTTTTTATTCCCTGTTCAAGTGTCTTGCCGGATGTGGACATAAGGAAAGCTGATTTTGTCGTTGACGGTATTAAGGACTACGGTGAGGCATCCGGAAAAGAATTGCGCCGCCTGGTCGAAAGTGACAGCGGCGTGTCCGTTATCTCCATTCAAGATAACCGAAAGCTTGGTAAGAACCTTGGTCACATCGAGTTAGGGTGCGCCTGA
- a CDS encoding phage major capsid protein translates to MAIVNRERAEALIQEQLGNTIFQDTPKQSIFMQLGRKLPNMTSKQTRIPVLDLLPMAYWVNGDTGYKQVSEQAWDNVYLTAAELAVIVPIPEAVLDDASFDIMGEIQPRVVEAIGQRVDSAVIFGNNRPAEWTSDIITRARQAGNNVTSGSSNMFDLIMGENGVLAKIEDDGYMSTGAMASMAMRSKLRGLKDTDGSPIFMTTMQGATQYALDGAPMHFPTNGSFDKSVAQMIVGDWSQAVYAIRQDITVKILDQGVIQDPTTKAIIYNLAQQDMIALRVVFRMGWALPNPATRMDEDRLSCPFAYIEPATPTTTQAVTFTVKDNADSPAVVEGATVDVSGARLKTGVDGTAVFSLRSGDYEAVIKKNGFKTFKETITVAGAAVTEDITLIPNA, encoded by the coding sequence ATGGCAATTGTAAACAGAGAGAGGGCCGAAGCGCTCATTCAGGAGCAACTGGGCAACACGATTTTTCAGGACACACCAAAGCAGTCCATCTTCATGCAGCTTGGCCGCAAGCTGCCCAACATGACCAGTAAACAGACAAGGATCCCTGTATTGGATCTGTTGCCCATGGCTTACTGGGTCAATGGTGATACAGGTTATAAACAGGTGTCTGAACAGGCATGGGATAATGTTTATCTTACGGCCGCAGAACTGGCGGTTATTGTGCCAATTCCAGAAGCCGTATTGGATGATGCCAGTTTTGATATTATGGGTGAGATCCAGCCAAGAGTGGTCGAAGCCATCGGTCAGCGCGTGGACAGCGCGGTTATTTTTGGGAATAACCGTCCGGCAGAATGGACCAGTGATATTATCACTCGGGCCAGACAGGCGGGAAACAACGTAACATCCGGCTCCAGCAATATGTTTGATCTGATTATGGGTGAAAACGGGGTACTGGCAAAGATTGAAGATGACGGCTATATGTCAACCGGAGCTATGGCGTCCATGGCCATGCGGTCGAAATTAAGAGGATTGAAGGATACCGATGGGTCGCCGATTTTCATGACCACCATGCAGGGAGCCACACAATATGCTCTTGACGGCGCGCCCATGCACTTTCCAACAAACGGATCCTTTGATAAATCCGTCGCACAGATGATTGTCGGGGACTGGTCACAGGCCGTTTACGCGATTCGTCAGGATATTACGGTGAAAATTTTGGATCAGGGCGTTATTCAAGACCCCACGACAAAAGCAATCATCTACAACCTTGCGCAGCAGGATATGATTGCGCTGCGCGTGGTGTTCCGCATGGGCTGGGCGCTTCCGAATCCAGCAACCCGCATGGATGAAGATCGCTTGAGCTGTCCTTTTGCTTACATCGAGCCGGCAACACCAACCACCACACAGGCCGTTACGTTTACGGTTAAAGACAACGCGGATAGCCCCGCCGTTGTTGAAGGAGCCACCGTTGATGTCAGCGGCGCAAGGCTGAAAACAGGAGTCGATGGAACGGCCGTCTTTAGTCTGAGATCAGGAGATTATGAAGCGGTCATCAAAAAGAACGGTTTTAAAACCTTCAAGGAAACCATCACCGTTGCAGGCGCCGCGGTCACAGAGGACATCACATTGATTCCAAACGCCTGA
- a CDS encoding phage scaffolding protein, with the protein MALDKESLEKLGLSVEAVTQILADHQAALQDEQQKTAQEKTRADTAESTLSTANKKLEGYDPDWKEAVKTAETKAQQEIETMKFNYALEKALSDSRAKNAVAVKALLNMDGLKQNGNEIVGLKEQLEKLKTDNDYLFESEPDPKPFTASATGSGSQPTTTKDEANAAFRAVFGRE; encoded by the coding sequence ATGGCACTTGACAAAGAAAGTTTAGAGAAGCTTGGCCTGTCCGTTGAGGCGGTGACTCAGATTCTTGCAGATCATCAGGCTGCGCTTCAGGACGAACAACAGAAAACCGCCCAGGAAAAGACACGGGCAGATACCGCAGAGTCCACACTCAGCACCGCCAATAAAAAACTGGAGGGTTACGATCCAGACTGGAAAGAAGCAGTAAAAACAGCAGAGACGAAAGCGCAGCAGGAAATTGAAACCATGAAATTCAACTATGCGCTTGAAAAGGCACTGTCCGATTCAAGAGCTAAAAACGCTGTGGCGGTTAAGGCGCTGCTGAACATGGATGGCCTCAAACAGAACGGCAACGAGATTGTCGGGTTAAAAGAACAGCTGGAAAAGCTTAAAACCGACAATGATTATCTATTTGAATCCGAACCGGATCCCAAGCCTTTTACGGCTTCAGCTACCGGGAGCGGATCGCAGCCAACAACAACAAAAGATGAAGCGAACGCGGCTTTCAGAGCCGTGTTTGGAAGGGAGTAA
- a CDS encoding phage minor capsid protein, giving the protein MLTPAQYDLIADSMTGLFQDLEDFIIQDFVRRITSAGTMTETAKWQARRAKEMGLSTEAIRKAVQTALQVSDKQLDYLFEQWGVEMLKPENTALNALGKKAVDVRTHEELSQIFEAILHQTKGEIRNITGSLGFAERVKGKIVFKPIAKYFQDQMDFVQLQVQSGALDYNSAVRQAIKKMADSGLRTVDYASGWSNHLDVAARRATLTGANQLSGQMTDALGEETGCNFVEVTAHAGARNTGSGPANHAGWQGKVYCRKGSTKEYPNLYQATGLGTGEGLKGWNCRHDYNNFWPGISKRTWTDKELKNIDPEPIFYKGRKYDHYTANQHQREIERSIRKTKRELIGYNAADDTEAFTTASVRLRRQKKEYQTFSRAADLRIKPERHQVYQFDRSISQKAIQAERNYWKQLAEKQKGAIIKSRKTRFFESHVGQHGASENYKAAIKDRFDNGTRKAKRVFQKYVPTDSIGSGTQKGVAHYSPKENKVYMNFAADERNPKGAGVTYFHEHGHYIDHATRINGQSRVELSNALKADYKQYLKDYQDKHHIKYIDDVRSAISKEISDNTHSAVSDLFGGMSGNKCVGSWCHRKSYWKSSPDKLPSEAFAHFFEAQFNEERRKVLEHYFPSAMKEFKKILGGL; this is encoded by the coding sequence ATGCTTACGCCAGCTCAATATGATTTGATTGCCGACAGCATGACTGGTCTGTTTCAGGATCTGGAAGACTTCATCATTCAGGATTTTGTAAGACGGATCACAAGCGCCGGTACGATGACAGAAACTGCCAAATGGCAGGCCCGCCGTGCAAAAGAGATGGGGCTCTCAACCGAAGCAATTCGAAAAGCAGTCCAGACGGCTCTCCAGGTCAGCGATAAGCAGCTGGATTACCTGTTTGAACAGTGGGGTGTAGAGATGTTGAAGCCTGAAAATACCGCATTGAACGCCTTGGGCAAAAAAGCCGTAGACGTCCGCACACATGAGGAACTCAGCCAGATATTTGAAGCCATACTCCATCAGACAAAAGGTGAAATACGAAATATTACAGGTAGTTTGGGGTTCGCGGAGCGTGTAAAAGGCAAGATCGTTTTTAAACCGATCGCGAAATACTTTCAGGATCAGATGGACTTTGTGCAGCTGCAGGTTCAGAGTGGCGCCCTGGATTACAATAGCGCGGTCCGTCAGGCTATCAAAAAAATGGCAGACAGCGGCTTACGAACCGTAGACTATGCCAGCGGATGGAGCAATCATCTGGATGTCGCGGCCAGGAGGGCGACCTTAACCGGTGCCAATCAGCTCAGTGGTCAGATGACTGATGCTCTGGGAGAGGAAACGGGGTGCAATTTCGTTGAGGTAACAGCCCACGCCGGGGCGAGAAATACCGGTAGTGGTCCGGCAAACCATGCCGGATGGCAGGGAAAGGTCTATTGCAGAAAGGGAAGCACAAAAGAATATCCCAATTTATATCAGGCCACCGGTCTTGGCACAGGTGAAGGCCTCAAAGGCTGGAATTGCCGGCACGACTATAACAACTTCTGGCCTGGGATTTCCAAAAGAACCTGGACAGACAAAGAGCTCAAAAACATCGATCCAGAGCCCATTTTCTACAAAGGCCGGAAATATGACCATTACACTGCGAATCAGCACCAGAGAGAAATTGAGAGATCCATCCGGAAAACCAAACGGGAATTGATTGGGTACAATGCCGCAGACGACACGGAGGCTTTTACCACTGCAAGTGTAAGGTTGAGGCGGCAAAAAAAGGAATATCAAACCTTTAGTAGAGCAGCCGATTTGCGGATAAAGCCTGAACGACATCAGGTTTACCAGTTTGACCGTAGCATCAGTCAAAAAGCAATCCAGGCGGAACGAAATTACTGGAAGCAGCTTGCAGAAAAGCAGAAGGGTGCTATAATTAAATCAAGGAAGACCCGGTTTTTTGAAAGTCATGTTGGACAGCATGGCGCTTCAGAAAATTATAAAGCAGCAATTAAGGACCGTTTTGACAACGGAACACGTAAGGCGAAGCGCGTTTTTCAAAAATATGTTCCAACGGATTCCATTGGCAGCGGAACACAAAAAGGAGTTGCGCATTATAGCCCGAAGGAAAATAAAGTCTACATGAATTTTGCTGCTGATGAACGAAACCCGAAAGGGGCGGGTGTGACCTATTTTCATGAGCATGGCCATTACATTGATCACGCCACCCGAATTAACGGACAAAGCCGCGTCGAACTTTCAAATGCGCTTAAGGCTGATTATAAGCAGTATCTTAAGGATTACCAAGACAAGCATCACATCAAGTATATCGACGATGTACGGTCGGCAATCTCAAAAGAGATCAGTGATAACACACACTCGGCCGTATCGGATCTTTTCGGTGGGATGAGCGGAAATAAATGCGTGGGCTCATGGTGCCATCGAAAAAGTTACTGGAAAAGCAGTCCGGATAAGCTACCCTCTGAAGCCTTCGCACATTTTTTTGAGGCGCAGTTTAACGAGGAGCGTCGCAAGGTACTGGAGCACTATTTTCCATCTGCCATGAAGGAATTCAAGAAAATTTTAGGAGGTCTGTGA